One genomic window of Rhizomicrobium sp. includes the following:
- the pal gene encoding peptidoglycan-associated lipoprotein Pal has translation MTKISAGLAALTVALLLAGCSTPKPVNEAPPPVASAPAPSAPTSTIVPGSAEDLRVNVGDTVHFAYNAYNIEDNDKATLQRQATWLQKYPSVRVTVEGDCDERGTREYNLALGARRANAVKEYLVSLGVSSARVDTISYGKEHPICSESTEDCWAQNRRGVTSVTSGANS, from the coding sequence ATGACGAAGATTTCCGCAGGATTGGCGGCGCTGACGGTTGCGCTGCTGTTGGCCGGCTGCTCGACGCCGAAGCCCGTGAACGAAGCCCCCCCGCCGGTGGCGAGCGCACCGGCGCCATCGGCCCCGACCTCGACGATCGTTCCCGGCAGCGCCGAGGATCTGCGCGTCAATGTCGGCGACACGGTCCATTTCGCCTACAACGCCTACAACATCGAGGACAACGACAAGGCGACGCTGCAGCGCCAGGCGACCTGGCTGCAGAAATATCCGAGCGTGCGCGTCACGGTCGAAGGCGATTGCGACGAGCGCGGCACGCGCGAATACAATCTCGCCCTCGGCGCCCGCCGCGCCAACGCGGTGAAGGAATATCTGGTCAGCCTCGGCGTCTCCTCGGCGCGGGTCGACACGATCTCCTACGGCAAGGAACATCCGATCTGCTCGGAATCGACGGAAGATTGCTGGGCGCAGAACCGCCGCGGCGTGACGTCGGTGACCAGCGGCGCGAACTCGTAA
- a CDS encoding type II toxin-antitoxin system RelE/ParE family toxin: protein MSPCSRPSRGETPPEAKALKGFGGASVLELVESHDRGTYRAVYTVRFATGVYVLHAFQKKAKRGIATPKQEIDLIRERLRLAERHHAARES from the coding sequence GTGTCGCCTTGTTCGCGGCCCAGTCGGGGGGAAACGCCGCCCGAGGCGAAAGCGCTGAAGGGCTTCGGCGGGGCGAGCGTTCTCGAACTGGTCGAGAGTCACGATCGCGGGACGTATCGGGCGGTCTATACGGTTCGTTTCGCGACCGGCGTTTATGTGCTGCATGCGTTCCAGAAGAAGGCGAAACGCGGCATCGCGACGCCGAAGCAGGAGATCGATCTTATCCGCGAGCGGTTGCGGCTGGCGGAACGGCACCACGCCGCCAGGGAGAGCTAA
- a CDS encoding helix-turn-helix transcriptional regulator — protein MKKDHELSRGNVFADLGLPNSEQELLKAKLTVQIYRLIKGRGLTQSKAAELLGTTQAQVSALKRCRPVSVSVGRLMEFLTILGQDVKVTVKPAAARKTGHMSVVVQSA, from the coding sequence ATGAAGAAGGACCACGAATTGAGCCGCGGCAACGTCTTCGCCGACCTCGGCTTGCCCAACTCCGAGCAGGAACTGCTGAAGGCGAAGCTGACGGTGCAGATATACCGGCTCATAAAGGGGCGCGGCCTGACGCAGAGCAAGGCCGCCGAATTGCTGGGAACGACCCAGGCGCAGGTTTCGGCGCTCAAGCGTTGTCGTCCGGTGAGCGTCTCGGTGGGGCGCCTAATGGAGTTCCTTACGATCCTCGGGCAGGACGTGAAGGTGACGGTCAAGCCGGCGGCGGCGCGCAAGACGGGGCACATGTCCGTCGTCGTCCAATCGGCCTAG
- the ybgF gene encoding tol-pal system protein YbgF → MTGTRPRIVGASAVVALLLASTVGASNVAPPVPRYVAPAASPAAYVRVADLFGESDEEKAARQQHEDGQDSQIRALNDKVRDLEDSVRNLTGQNEELSHRVTELNDKIDRQQKDFEYRLCAMAAQQLGTATGQGDPNAVPCPGSGPVAGVAPAPAMPAPAEAAPPSESHLAPPPGVLGTLPAGSAATAPAPAAADDPNRAQFSAAMNLLAKARYDDARAAFRGFADANPQSDLAPQAVYWVGDIAYVQKDYDNATRAFAEVIKKYPTSVRAPDSMLKLGLALIAAGQKKEGCTALAALPAKYPKASKSLLAQGADARKATACRAEA, encoded by the coding sequence ATGACCGGAACCAGACCGCGGATCGTCGGCGCGAGCGCCGTCGTCGCGTTGCTTCTGGCGAGCACGGTGGGCGCCTCCAATGTCGCGCCGCCGGTTCCGCGTTACGTCGCGCCCGCCGCGAGCCCGGCCGCCTATGTCCGCGTCGCCGACCTGTTCGGCGAGAGCGACGAGGAGAAGGCGGCGCGCCAGCAGCATGAGGACGGACAAGACAGCCAGATCCGCGCGCTCAACGACAAGGTGCGCGACCTGGAAGACAGCGTGCGCAACCTGACCGGGCAGAACGAAGAGCTCAGCCACCGCGTCACCGAGCTGAACGACAAGATCGACCGCCAGCAGAAGGATTTCGAATACCGCCTCTGCGCCATGGCGGCGCAGCAGCTCGGCACCGCGACGGGGCAGGGCGATCCCAACGCGGTGCCCTGTCCGGGCTCCGGTCCGGTCGCCGGCGTGGCGCCGGCCCCGGCGATGCCCGCGCCGGCCGAGGCCGCGCCGCCCAGCGAGAGCCATCTGGCGCCGCCGCCGGGCGTGCTCGGCACCCTGCCGGCCGGCAGCGCGGCCACCGCGCCGGCGCCGGCCGCCGCGGACGACCCGAACCGCGCGCAATTTTCCGCGGCGATGAACCTTCTGGCCAAGGCGCGCTATGACGACGCCCGCGCCGCGTTCCGCGGCTTCGCCGACGCCAATCCGCAAAGCGATCTGGCGCCGCAGGCGGTCTATTGGGTCGGCGACATCGCCTATGTCCAGAAGGACTACGACAACGCAACCCGCGCCTTCGCCGAAGTGATCAAGAAATATCCCACCTCGGTGCGCGCCCCCGATAGCATGCTCAAGCTCGGACTGGCGCTGATCGCCGCCGGGCAGAAGAAGGAAGGTTGCACCGCCCTTGCCGCGCTCCCGGCGAAATATCCCAAGGCCAGCAAAAGCCTCCTCGCCCAAGGCGCCGACGCGCGCAAAGCCACCGCCTGCCGCGCCGAGGCTTGA